In the Hordeum vulgare subsp. vulgare chromosome 7H, MorexV3_pseudomolecules_assembly, whole genome shotgun sequence genome, one interval contains:
- the LOC123410648 gene encoding peroxidase 1-like — protein sequence MASGSAAAAPAPAVVAVTVAAALLLALCGSTEAHTQLGAYNKTCPQAEDIVFKEMTAAVAKSPGLAGSLLRLFSVDCFVGGCEGSILLDSTASNTAEKDSPLNKGLRGYDVVDAIKAKLEAACPGVVSCADVLALAARDSVRITKGPYIPIPTGREDGNRSSAADVAPNTPKPDASVADLIAFFGKFNLTAKDLAVLSGAHTIGRAHCSAFSSRIYNFTASNNVSDPTLDANYTASLRGRCAAGDLTTLVDLDPSSGTTFDLGYYRGVAASRGLLSTDGALLLNEDTSAYVMRQGNATATAEFFADFAASFVNMSKIGALTHHKGQIRRHCSAVNPPSASSLAPVTMGAHAAVLLASSLVSIVALALVL from the exons ATGGCGTCGGgatcagcagcagcagctccgGCGCCGGCCGTCGTCGCCGTGACCGTGGCGGCTGCGCTGCTCCTTGCCCTGTGTGGCTCGACGGAGGCCCACACGCAGTTGGGCGCGTACAACAAGACGTGCCCACAGGCGGAGGACATCGTGTTCAAGGAGATGACCGCCGCCGTCGCCAAGTCGCCCGGCCTCGCCGGCTCCCTGCTCAGGCTCTTCTCCGTCGACTGCTTCGTCGGA GGTTGCGAGGGGTCGATTCTTCTGGACTCGACGGCCAGCAACACGGCGGAGAAGGACTCGCCGCTCAACAAGGGCCTCCGCGGCTACGACGTCGTCGACGCCATCAAGGCGAAGCTCGAGGCGGCCTGCCCCGGCGTCGTCTCCTGCGCCGACGTCCTCGCCCTCGCCGCGCGGGACTCCGTGCGAATC ACCAAAGGCCCCTACATTCCGATCCCGACGGGGCGGGAGGACGGCAACAGGTCGTCGGCCGCCGACGTCGCCCCCAACACTCCCAAGCCGGACGCCAGCGTCGCCGACCTCATCGCCTTCTTCGGGAAGTTCAACCTCACCGCCAAGGACCTCGCCGTGCTCTCCGGTGCGCACACCATCGGCAGGGCTCACTGCTCCGCCTTCTCCTCCCGCATCTACAACTTCACCGCCAGCAACAACGTCTCCGACCCCACGCTCGACGCCAACTACACGGCATCTCTCCGCGGCCGGTGCGCCGCCGGTGACCTCACCACCCTGGTCGACCTCGACCCCAGCAGCGGCACGACGTTCGACCTCGGGTACTACAGGGGCGTCGCGGCGAGCAGGGGCCTCCTCTCCACCGACGGCGCGCTGCTCCTCAACGAGGACACCAGCGCCTACGTGATGCGCCAGGGCAACGCCACCGCGACCGCCGAGTTCTTCGCCGACTTCGCCGCGTCCTTCGTCAACATGAGCAAGATCGGCGCGCTGACGCACCACAAGGGCCAGATAAGGAGGCACTGCTCCGCCGTCAACCCTCCGTCCGCCTCCTCCCTGGCGCCCGTCACCATGGGCGCGCACGCCGCCGTGCTACTCGCGAGCTCTCTCGTCTCCATCGTCGCTCTGGCGCTTGTGCTCTAG
- the LOC123410520 gene encoding protein NRT1/ PTR FAMILY 2.11-like → MRTSCLHSAKQEMDAEPRRQQQQEEQAAAVKEKDADAEPVHNHRGWKAMPYVIGNETFEKLGTIGTLSNMLVYLTTVYRMQSVDAATLLNVFSGTSNLATVLGAFVSDTYLGRYTTIAISTFASFLGMLLLTLTAALPSLHPATCDASKGQRQRQCQGPSASHFAALMASFFFLVVGASGIRPCSLAFGADQFDSRTAEGRRGIASFFNWYYFTFTIAIMLSGTVIIYLQSSVNWALGLAVPTVLMGISCVVFFMGTRLYVLVRPEGSPLTSFAQVLVAAARKRHLRRARSVADLFDPPHRSKLVSKLPYTDQFTCLDKAAMRTPEDALCSDEKTPANPWQLCTVQQVEEVKCLARIIPVWSSGIVYFVVLSQLGTYVVLQAAQTDRHVSSAISFQIPEGSFIVFSMLSLTLWIPVYDRLVVPALRRFTKQEGGITLLQRIGVGLALSVATMLVSVAVEHRRRRRATMMSCFWLVPQMLLAGLSEAFAGIGQLEFYYRHFPENMRSVAGAVYYLGFALASYASGAMVTVVHRATMGRDGRPDWLAEDLDQGRVDLFYLVTAAIAAVNFVYFVACARSYRSKEFDAGDDAGSHANGDGVELVDGRPEKFVNDAAV, encoded by the coding sequence ATGCGTACTTCGTGCTTGCATAGTGCCAAGCAAGAGATGGACGCCGAGCCTcgtcggcagcagcagcaggaggagcaggcgGCGGCGGTGAAGGAGAAGGACGCCGACGCCGAGCCCGTCCACAACCACCGCGGATGGAAGGCCATGCCATACGTCATAGGGAACGAGACGTTCGAGAAGCTTGGCACGATCGGGACGCTGTCCAACATGCTGGTGTACCTGACGACGGTGTACCGCATGCAGAGCGTCGACGCCGCCACCCTCCTCAACGTCTTCTCCGGCACCAGCAACCTCGCCACCGTCCTCGGCGCATTCGTCAGCGACACCTACCTCGGCCGCtacaccaccatcgccatctccACCTTCGCCTCCTTCCTCGGCATGCTCCTGCTCACCCTCACCGCCgccctcccctccctccaccCCGCCACCTGCGACGCGTCCAAAGGACAGCGGCAGCGGCAGTGCCAGGGCCCATCCGCCTCCCACTTCGCCGCTCTCAtggcctccttcttcttcctcgtcgtcGGCGCCAGCGGCATTCGGCCCTGCAGCCTGGCCTTTGGGGCGGACCAGTTTGACTCGCGCACCGCCGAGGGGCGCCGCGGCATCGCCAGCTTCTTCAACTGGTACTACTTCACCTTCACCATCGCCATCATGCTCTCTGGCACCGTCATCATCTACCTCCAGAGCAGCGTCAACTGGGCGCTGGGGCTCGCCGTCCCCACCGTGCTCATGGGCATCTCatgcgtcgtcttcttcatgggcACTCGGCTCTATGTTCTTGTCCGCCCCGAGGGCAGCCCGTTAACTAGTTTTGCGCAGgtcctcgtcgccgccgcccgCAAGCGGCACCTCCGGCGAGCTCGTAGCGTCGCCGATCTGTTCGACCCGCCTCATCGGAGCAAGCTCGTCTCCAAGCTGCCCTACACCGACCAGTTCACGTGCCTCGACAAGGCGGCCATGCGGACCCCCGAGGACGCGCTCTGCTCTGACGAGAAGACGCCGGCGAACCCATGGCAATTGTGCACGGTGCAGCAGGTGGAGGAGGTGAAGTGCCTAGCGCGCATTATCCCGGTGTGGTCATCGGGGATCGTCTACTTCGTGGTGCTCTCCCAGCTCGGCACCTACGTCGTGCTCCAGGCGGCGCAGACCGACCGTCATGTCAGCAGCGCCATCAGCTTCCAGATCCCAGAGGGCTCATTCATCGTCTTCTCCATGCTCTCCCTCACGCTGTGGATACCCGTGTACGACCGGCTAGTAGTCCCAGCGCTCCGCCGCTTCACCAAGCAAGAAGGCGGCATCACCCTGCTCCAGCGCATCGGCGTCGGGCTGGCGCTCTCCGTGGCGACGATGCTGGTGTCGGTGGCAGTGGAGCACCGGCGGCGTCGCCGGGCCACCATGATGTCGTGCTTCTGGCTGGTGCCGCAGATGCTGCTGGCGGGCCTGTCGGAGGCGTTCGCCGGCATCGGGCAGCTCGAGTTCTACTACCGGCACTTCCCGGAGAACATGCGGAGCGTGGCGGGGGCGGTCTACTACCTGGGGTTCGCCCTGGCGAGCTACGCGAGCGGGGCCATGGTGACGGTGGTGCACCGGGCGACGATGGGGCGGGACGGGCGGCCGGACTGGCTGGCGGAAGACCTGGACCAGGGGAGGGTCGACCTGTTCTACCTCGTCACCGCCGCCATCGCCGCCGTTAACTTCGTCTACTTCGTGGCCTGCGCGCGGTCGTACAGGTCCAAGGAGTTTGACGCCggcgacgatgccggctcccacgcCAACggggatggcgtcgagctcgtcgACGGAAGACCGGAGAAGTTTGTTAATGATGCGGCTGTTTAG